A genome region from Gadus chalcogrammus isolate NIFS_2021 chromosome 7, NIFS_Gcha_1.0, whole genome shotgun sequence includes the following:
- the ppp1r14aa gene encoding protein phosphatase 1, regulatory (inhibitor) subunit 14Aa yields MASDLVGSAAAEVDEKVNSSEPDLDDFPDRSGHLQKRQARVTVKYNRKELQRRLDVEKWIDESMDKLYLGKEVDMPEEVNIDELIVLPNDEERVKKLQDLLQNCTNNTKDFIQELVGKLEGLQKQNDLQSEGIEHPVISHSHYRHEPYHFSNMHQQNQHSRSHNQTL; encoded by the exons ATGGCTAGCGACCTGGTGGGAAGTGCCGCGGCCGAAGTAGATGAAAAAGTGAATTCATCAGAACCCGATTTGGATGACTTTCCAGACCGCAGTGGTCACCTCCAGAAGAGACAGGCTCGGGTGACGGTGAAGTACAACAGGAAGGAGCTGCAGAGGCGGCTGGACGTGGAGAAGTGGATCGACGAGTCCATGGACAAGCTATACTTGGGCAAA GAGGTGGACATGCCAGAGGAGGTGAACATTGATGAACTGATAGTATTGCCCAATGATGAAGAGAGAGTAAAAAAGTTGCAG GATCTACTTCAGAACTGCACAAACAACACCAAG GACTTCATCCAGGAGTTGGTGGGCAAGCTGGAGGGCCTCCAGAAGCAGAACGACCTTCAGAGCGAGGGCATCGAACACCCGGTCATCTCCCACAGCCACTACCGCCACGAGCCCTACCACTTCAGCAACATGCACCAGCAGAACCAGCATAGCCGAAGTCACAACCAGACCCTCTGA